The following proteins are co-located in the Anser cygnoides isolate HZ-2024a breed goose chromosome 2, Taihu_goose_T2T_genome, whole genome shotgun sequence genome:
- the LOC136789811 gene encoding inositol 1,4,5-trisphosphate receptor-interacting protein-like 1 yields the protein MVSAIFFALTFLGLIHSPQKVSDELDAATNERVWQHAEELQARMMQLLLEMEQRDRENSWAHVGALLLSVLQHWQFWALTGELVLFFVLCRMVIKLCRELGSRNEKDISGSKEDDDTEEDPNDILDACRFVNGYLQWPVRNLEETCKLVEELVDKLLCVCQMLPRSKFMPRLQPPIGVGSTFSPTENTTIYRLLVPLNPPPGHAFHLELGTEGETLVRNSCLRVEPQCMCTRERLLGDVVCFLHRPEDELRHQDPNLLDTLCSGSYLDVQKTAKWFQELVTEAWVAMPQSSQLQLTVLPSTRFCELRLTNASKETLSIELMLGVKQDNSDTFLTFE from the coding sequence ATGGTTTCGGCGATTTTCTTCGCTCTGACATTCCTGGGTTTAATCCACAGCCCACAGAAGGTCAGCGACGAACTAGATGCAGCTACAAATGAGCGCGTGTGGCAGCATGCAGAGGAGCTGCAAGCGCGCAtgatgcagctgctgctggaaatggaGCAGAGGGACCGGGAGAACAGCTGGGCGCATGTGGGAGCCCTGCTCCtatctgtgctgcagcactggcagTTCTGGGCCCTGACCGGAGAGCTTGTCTTGTTCTTTGTGCTCTGCCGCATGGTCATAAAATTGTGCCGTGAGCTGGGCAGCAGAAACGAGAAGGACATCTCTGGAAGCAAGGAGGATGATGACACTGAGGAAGACCCCAATGACATTTTGGATGCCTGCAGATTTGTCAATGGGTACCTGCAGTGGCCAGTGAGGAACCTGGAAGAAACATGCAAGCTCGTGGAGGAACTGGTGGACAAGCTTCTCTGCGTCTGCCAGATGCTTCCCAGGAGTAAGTTCATGCCGCGGCTGCAGCCACCCATTGGAGTGGGCAGCACCTTCAGTCCCACTGAGAACACCACCATCTACCGCCTGCTCGTGCCCCTGAACCCACCCCCTGGGCATGCCTTCCACCTGGAGCTGGGCACTGAAGGGGAGACGCTGGTGAGGAACTCCTGCCTCCGCGTGGAGCCACAGTGCATGTGCACACGGGAGCGGCTGCTGGGGGACGTGGTGTGCTTCCTCCACCGCCCTGAGGACGAGCTGAGACATCAGGACCCAAACCTCCTGGACACCCTCTGCAGCGGCTCCTACTTGGAtgtgcagaaaacagcaaagtgGTTCCAGGAGCTGGTGACAGAAGCCTGGGTGGCTATGCCCCAATCATCCCAACTGCAGCTAACAGTGCTGCCCTCCACGCGCTTCTGCGAGCTCAGACTGACCAACGCCTCCAAGGAAACCCTCTCCATCGAGCTCATGCTTGGGGTAAAGCAGGACAACTCAGACACCTTCCTGACCTTCGAGTAG